One Microbacterium esteraromaticum genomic window carries:
- a CDS encoding metallophosphoesterase family protein yields MTTMLLLADTHIPARARRLPSAVLEAVDAADIVVHAGDWVDLATLDLLEARSKTLHAVYGNNDGPALRKRLPEIARFAVDGREFAVIHETGAARKREERMDEAFPGVDVLVFGHSHIPWDAVAPSGMRLLNPGSPTDRRRQPVCTMMLVRIDAGTLDVTVVPVERDSASSTTRGEP; encoded by the coding sequence ATGACGACGATGCTCCTGCTCGCCGACACCCACATCCCCGCACGGGCGCGACGCCTCCCGAGCGCGGTGCTCGAGGCGGTCGACGCCGCCGACATAGTCGTGCACGCCGGCGACTGGGTCGACCTGGCCACACTCGACCTGCTCGAGGCGCGATCGAAGACGCTCCATGCGGTCTACGGCAACAACGACGGCCCCGCACTTCGCAAGCGCCTCCCCGAGATCGCGCGCTTCGCCGTCGACGGCCGAGAGTTCGCGGTGATCCACGAGACAGGTGCGGCTCGCAAGCGCGAGGAGCGGATGGATGAGGCGTTCCCCGGCGTCGACGTGCTCGTCTTCGGGCACTCGCACATCCCGTGGGACGCAGTCGCGCCATCCGGCATGCGTCTGCTCAATCCCGGCTCACCCACAGACCGGCGCCGCCAGCCGGTCTGCACGATGATGCTCGTCCGGATCGACGCCGGAACCCTGGACGTCACCGTCGTTCCCGTCGAGCGAGACTCCGCCAGCAGCACCACGCGCGGCGAACCATAG
- a CDS encoding VOC family protein produces MSAFNPERVFSGFSVDDLDAARTFYGETLGMQVSNNPMGFLEIGLPQGGSLFVYDKPDHVPATYTVLNFAVADVEAAVDDLNARGVVTKIYTDPDFGTDEKGIARMGPDGASGPEIAWFKDPAGNVISVLVAP; encoded by the coding sequence ATGAGCGCATTCAACCCCGAGCGGGTCTTCAGCGGATTCAGCGTCGACGATCTCGACGCCGCCCGCACGTTCTACGGCGAGACTCTCGGCATGCAGGTCTCGAACAACCCGATGGGTTTTCTCGAGATCGGTCTGCCGCAGGGCGGCTCGCTCTTCGTGTACGACAAGCCCGACCACGTGCCGGCGACCTACACCGTCCTGAACTTCGCGGTGGCTGACGTCGAGGCCGCCGTCGACGATCTCAACGCCCGTGGCGTGGTCACGAAGATCTACACCGACCCCGACTTCGGCACCGATGAGAAGGGCATCGCGCGCATGGGCCCGGACGGGGCGTCGGGGCCCGAGATCGCGTGGTTCAAGGACCCCGCGGGAAATGTGATCTCGGTGCTTGTGGCGCCTTGA